A region from the Streptosporangium sp. NBC_01756 genome encodes:
- a CDS encoding DUF4253 domain-containing protein: MVRIGSVGMGDCERGQLPPVLGLLFPDGGEGRTLTTALPPGDVVWPDPDYAGPTAGHRPAFWLSDEAVAGELWTELRGEHRRSGLWPVLLEDSVQPWSAGQIAPDAVAEIDNYHPAAFMAEVWADWTEKVHADQLELLDPFGPRCPGPAPSGELAADPGVVADWYAGMVAERRTPLGLVAAERGADALAVMGWQGALNHNEWMVPLAAVVRSWEDRFGVRVVGMGFNTLDLSVAAPPVTPEHALHVAAEHWTFCPDSVIYSAGTLVDYAEQIRGRNAWSFWWD, translated from the coding sequence GTGGTCAGGATCGGATCGGTAGGGATGGGCGATTGTGAGCGCGGGCAACTTCCGCCGGTGCTGGGCCTGCTGTTCCCCGACGGCGGTGAGGGGCGCACGCTTACGACCGCGTTGCCGCCCGGAGACGTGGTGTGGCCCGATCCCGATTACGCGGGGCCGACGGCCGGCCACCGTCCGGCGTTCTGGCTGAGCGACGAGGCGGTCGCCGGTGAGCTCTGGACCGAGCTGCGGGGCGAGCACAGGCGTTCGGGCCTGTGGCCGGTGCTGCTTGAGGACTCCGTCCAGCCGTGGTCGGCGGGGCAGATCGCTCCGGACGCGGTCGCCGAGATCGACAACTACCATCCTGCCGCGTTCATGGCCGAGGTGTGGGCCGACTGGACGGAGAAGGTCCATGCCGATCAGCTGGAGCTGCTGGACCCGTTCGGCCCCCGGTGTCCCGGTCCGGCTCCGTCCGGCGAACTCGCCGCCGATCCCGGGGTGGTCGCCGACTGGTACGCCGGGATGGTCGCCGAGCGCAGGACCCCGCTCGGGCTGGTCGCGGCGGAGCGAGGGGCGGACGCGCTGGCCGTCATGGGCTGGCAGGGCGCACTGAACCACAACGAGTGGATGGTCCCGCTCGCGGCCGTGGTGCGGAGCTGGGAGGACAGGTTCGGCGTGCGGGTGGTCGGCATGGGCTTCAACACCCTGGACCTGAGCGTCGCCGCACCTCCGGTCACCCCGGAACACGCCCTGCACGTCGCCGCCGAGCACTGGACGTTCTGCCCCGACAGCGTCATCTACAGCGCGGGGACGCTGGTCGACTACGCGGAGCAGATCAGAGGCAGGAACGCCTGGTCGTTCTGGTGGGACTGA
- a CDS encoding DUF4142 domain-containing protein: MTPPTPPAAITAASVAALALMSGSPVSATAPTPAPKPTSTSSDGHRVAEQDMKYLIQAHQSNLAEIAAGRSAQSKGKSKEVRSAGALLAADHTKLDSGLQQVAQRLKATLPTQPTARQQAKSKELAALSGAEFDRAWTKWMIYSHRTALVATRKEIDKGSVPQVKAFAKAAEPIFQADLNRLLAVQKTVGALRRDRPETILRISLPSATR, encoded by the coding sequence ATGACACCACCCACTCCACCAGCGGCGATCACGGCGGCCTCTGTCGCCGCGCTGGCGTTGATGAGCGGCTCGCCGGTGTCGGCCACGGCCCCGACACCCGCGCCGAAGCCGACGTCGACCTCCTCGGACGGACACCGGGTGGCGGAGCAGGACATGAAATACCTGATCCAGGCGCACCAGAGCAACCTCGCCGAGATCGCCGCGGGCAGGTCCGCGCAGAGCAAAGGGAAGTCGAAGGAGGTCCGCTCGGCCGGGGCCCTTCTCGCCGCCGACCACACCAAGCTCGACAGCGGGCTCCAACAGGTCGCACAACGCCTGAAGGCGACCCTGCCCACGCAGCCCACGGCGCGCCAGCAGGCCAAGTCCAAGGAGTTGGCCGCCCTGTCCGGCGCGGAGTTCGACAGGGCCTGGACCAAGTGGATGATCTACAGTCACCGCACGGCCCTGGTCGCGACCAGGAAAGAGATCGACAAAGGGTCGGTGCCACAGGTCAAGGCGTTCGCCAAGGCCGCAGAACCGATCTTCCAGGCCGATCTGAACCGGTTGCTCGCCGTACAGAAGACCGTCGGAGCCCTGAGGCGGGACCGGCCGGAAACGATCCTGAGGATCTCCCTGCCGTCGGCGACGAGGTGA
- a CDS encoding SPW repeat protein — protein sequence MRERYERAGSSRPAQVTEGLTMLAGLYLAISPWVVGFNGLSRLSVSNLVTGVALAALATGFASAYGRTYGLSWIVPIIGIWTILAPWLTGSATRATIWNNVITGLVILLLGLAAMALAARKMPKLPGGHDSMPGRGDMSGRSDMPGRGDMPGRPDMPGRSDMPGRGDMPGRP from the coding sequence ATGCGAGAGAGGTACGAGCGGGCGGGCTCCAGCAGGCCGGCCCAGGTGACCGAAGGGCTCACCATGCTCGCGGGGCTGTACCTGGCGATCTCTCCCTGGGTGGTCGGCTTCAACGGCCTGTCCAGGCTCTCTGTGAGCAACCTGGTCACCGGTGTGGCGCTTGCCGCTCTGGCCACGGGGTTCGCTTCGGCCTACGGTCGGACCTACGGGCTGAGCTGGATCGTGCCGATCATCGGGATCTGGACCATCCTGGCTCCCTGGCTCACGGGCTCGGCGACGAGGGCGACGATCTGGAACAACGTCATCACCGGCCTCGTCATCCTGCTGCTCGGTCTGGCGGCGATGGCGCTGGCCGCCCGGAAGATGCCCAAGCTGCCAGGAGGCCATGACAGCATGCCTGGTCGGGGCGACATGTCAGGTAGATCTGATATGCCTGGCCGAGGCGATATGCCAGGCAGACCTGACATGCCGGGGAGATCCGACATGCCAGGTAGAGGGGACATGCCGGGCAGGCCGTAG
- a CDS encoding methylenetetrahydrofolate reductase — MIEHRFEVICEVEPPTRPDLKHVRHQIGTLAKVSDAFLIPDNHIGRATVSSVAVAHEVEAMGGRSIACLNSRDRNLLGFRRDLLTAAAYGVDQFLFVYGDKPTSGGRTGELNVRAMIEEVRATARDAAFAGTRPFRVGTAAALRPLPTWKRAADFVFVQVSFSTEALLRWREATPLDAPVYAGVMVLASEAHARRLAAAIPDIDIPRDLVEKVRGDRNAGVEAACEQVLRIKESGAFAGVHLIPVARYREVAARLESMLG; from the coding sequence GTGATCGAACACCGGTTTGAAGTCATCTGCGAGGTCGAGCCGCCGACCCGGCCCGACCTGAAGCACGTCCGGCACCAGATCGGAACACTGGCCAAGGTCTCCGACGCCTTCCTGATCCCCGACAACCACATCGGCCGGGCCACCGTCTCCAGCGTCGCCGTGGCACACGAGGTCGAGGCGATGGGAGGCCGGAGCATCGCCTGTCTCAACTCCCGCGACCGCAACCTGCTGGGCTTCCGCCGAGACCTGCTGACCGCCGCCGCCTACGGGGTCGACCAGTTCCTGTTCGTCTACGGCGACAAACCCACCTCCGGTGGGCGGACCGGCGAACTGAACGTGCGTGCGATGATCGAGGAGGTCCGCGCCACCGCGCGGGATGCCGCGTTCGCCGGGACCCGGCCGTTCCGGGTCGGCACGGCGGCGGCTCTGCGTCCGCTGCCCACCTGGAAACGGGCGGCGGACTTCGTCTTCGTCCAGGTCAGCTTCTCCACGGAGGCCCTGCTGCGGTGGCGTGAGGCCACCCCGCTGGACGCGCCGGTGTACGCCGGGGTGATGGTCCTCGCCAGCGAGGCCCACGCCCGCCGACTCGCCGCGGCCATCCCGGACATCGACATCCCCCGGGACCTGGTGGAAAAGGTGCGCGGAGACCGGAACGCCGGGGTCGAGGCCGCCTGCGAGCAGGTGCTGCGGATCAAGGAGTCCGGGGCCTTCGCCGGGGTCCACCTCATCCCGGTGGCCCGTTACCGCGAGGTGGCGGCGCGGCTGGAGTCCATGCTCGGCTGA
- a CDS encoding ester cyclase yields MSEGSQTGDALTDAINDHTLEEIVRFYSPQAVFVAPGGIAEGHEQIAAYYEHLFDGFPDVRATLWRKITTGGVTMLEWTLTGTHLGPFLVPGGGTLDATGRGITVRGCSTTNMDGDLIVTHQFYFDQLELFAALGVRLNADVSEA; encoded by the coding sequence ATGTCAGAGGGCAGCCAGACTGGTGATGCGCTGACCGACGCCATCAACGATCACACATTGGAAGAGATAGTACGGTTCTACAGCCCGCAGGCCGTCTTCGTGGCCCCAGGAGGCATCGCCGAGGGCCACGAGCAGATCGCCGCCTACTACGAGCACCTGTTCGACGGCTTTCCGGACGTACGTGCCACGCTCTGGAGAAAGATCACCACTGGTGGCGTGACAATGCTCGAATGGACGCTGACCGGCACCCACCTTGGCCCTTTCCTCGTGCCCGGCGGCGGCACACTCGATGCGACCGGCCGAGGCATCACGGTGCGCGGGTGCAGCACGACCAACATGGACGGTGACCTCATCGTCACCCACCAGTTCTACTTCGACCAGTTGGAGCTGTTCGCCGCCCTCGGGGTCCGGCTCAATGCCGACGTATCAGAGGCCTGA
- a CDS encoding LysR family transcriptional regulator gives MDLRQLEYFVAVAEEQNFTRAAERVHISQSGVSAQIRQLERELGAELFDRSARAATLTVAGKAALEHARAALAAAGAVSQAVGEVTDLIRGRLTVGMVIGCTVTPLFDALAAFHRAHPGVEISLVEDNSDRLVEGVRGGTIDLALIGTATATPAGLGALTIISERLVAAVPAGHPLAERPRVTLRDLVAYPIVCMPPGTGLRTVFDQACAAQGLQPVIAFQASAADAVADLAARGLAVAVLSDSMAASHRDRLTARVIDDVETPALLALVWKSTYGPAVRELLAHSRRAFR, from the coding sequence ATGGACCTGAGGCAGCTGGAATACTTCGTCGCGGTGGCCGAGGAGCAGAACTTCACCCGGGCGGCCGAGCGGGTGCACATCAGCCAGTCCGGCGTCAGCGCCCAGATCCGCCAGCTGGAACGCGAGCTCGGTGCCGAGCTGTTCGACCGGTCGGCGCGCGCCGCCACCCTCACCGTCGCGGGAAAGGCCGCGCTCGAACACGCCCGCGCCGCGCTCGCCGCCGCCGGAGCGGTCAGCCAGGCGGTGGGCGAGGTGACCGACCTGATCCGGGGCCGGCTCACCGTCGGGATGGTCATCGGCTGCACCGTCACACCGCTGTTCGACGCCCTGGCCGCGTTCCACCGGGCCCATCCCGGTGTGGAGATCTCACTGGTGGAGGACAACTCCGACCGGCTCGTCGAAGGGGTGCGCGGCGGCACGATCGACCTGGCGCTCATCGGGACCGCGACCGCCACCCCCGCAGGGCTGGGCGCACTGACGATCATCAGCGAACGGCTCGTCGCGGCGGTCCCGGCCGGGCACCCCCTGGCGGAGCGGCCCCGGGTCACCCTGCGTGACCTGGTGGCCTACCCGATCGTGTGCATGCCGCCCGGCACCGGCCTGCGCACGGTGTTCGACCAGGCCTGCGCGGCCCAGGGCCTGCAACCGGTGATCGCGTTTCAGGCCAGCGCCGCGGATGCCGTCGCCGACCTCGCCGCCCGCGGGCTCGCCGTCGCCGTCCTCAGCGACTCGATGGCCGCGAGCCACCGTGACCGGCTCACCGCCCGCGTCATCGACGACGTCGAAACACCCGCCCTGCTCGCCCTGGTCTGGAAGAGCACGTACGGCCCCGCGGTGCGCGAGCTGCTCGCGCACAGCCGGCGGGCGTTTCGCTGA
- a CDS encoding YybH family protein, producing MPEYEKAMRPEDITRLFVERSNAGDAAGVAALYEQDAVLAYPPGGQTVGREAIRVLWEKVLANRPRFEQEQPLPTLVSGDIALTSTPPKDGTGARAQVVRRQPDGSWLRLLDQPEFVPPAP from the coding sequence ATGCCGGAGTACGAGAAGGCCATGCGGCCCGAAGACATCACCCGCCTGTTCGTCGAACGGTCCAACGCCGGCGACGCGGCCGGCGTCGCCGCCCTCTACGAGCAGGACGCGGTGCTGGCCTACCCGCCGGGTGGCCAGACGGTGGGCCGGGAGGCGATCCGCGTGCTCTGGGAGAAGGTGCTGGCCAACCGTCCCCGCTTCGAGCAGGAACAACCGCTGCCCACGCTGGTGAGCGGCGACATCGCCCTCACCTCGACCCCGCCCAAGGACGGGACCGGTGCCCGCGCGCAGGTCGTCCGGCGCCAGCCCGACGGAAGCTGGCTCCGCCTGCTCGACCAGCCCGAGTTCGTTCCCCCCGCCCCCTGA
- a CDS encoding alpha/beta fold hydrolase: MATFVFIPGMCHGGWTYEPLTEQLRAHGHRVYPLTLTGLSERGHLLNAGVNLETHVQDVVGVLVAEEIEDAVLVGHSYGGMVITGTADRVPERVASLVYLDSVVPQHGDSFWTLVSDQERKWFMDVTETGHSVRPLPFFDSRATPHPLASLLQPIRLTGDLARFRSRDYVYAAGWDGESPFTSIYQRLRDDPQWTAHALDSRHNLMRDAPDDLLKILLGIVQPG; encoded by the coding sequence TTGGCGACCTTCGTTTTCATTCCCGGCATGTGCCACGGTGGCTGGACCTACGAGCCGCTCACCGAACAGCTCCGGGCCCACGGTCACCGGGTGTACCCGCTGACGTTGACCGGGCTCAGCGAGCGCGGCCATCTGCTGAACGCGGGAGTGAACCTCGAAACGCATGTCCAGGATGTGGTCGGTGTGCTGGTGGCCGAAGAGATCGAGGACGCGGTGCTGGTCGGCCACAGCTACGGGGGGATGGTGATCACCGGGACCGCGGACCGGGTGCCGGAACGGGTGGCCTCCCTGGTCTACCTGGACTCCGTCGTGCCGCAGCACGGCGACTCCTTCTGGACCCTGGTCTCCGACCAGGAACGGAAATGGTTCATGGACGTGACGGAGACCGGCCATTCGGTGCGGCCGCTGCCGTTCTTCGACTCCCGTGCCACGCCCCATCCGCTCGCCTCGCTGCTCCAGCCGATCCGGCTCACCGGCGACCTCGCGAGGTTCCGGAGCAGGGACTACGTGTACGCGGCGGGGTGGGACGGCGAGTCGCCGTTCACCTCCATCTACCAGCGGTTGCGCGACGACCCGCAGTGGACGGCACACGCACTGGACAGCAGGCACAACCTCATGCGGGACGCGCCGGACGACCTGCTGAAGATCCTCCTTGGGATCGTCCAACCCGGCTGA
- a CDS encoding helix-turn-helix transcriptional regulator — MLLGGHLMSPRRQSVTVTEPTGSDPVWCEEYGYGLGRPDGILALKYRSAAVLEFGESRQDFLHQLYWSPDGMLSIRYGARTQFVGHREAFWVHRAVTHEVRAADRQTVYRLCLREVPSALGGLRAGAVSVDQEAARLIQAIARPAQEESEALAARGRIMAGLGATTAEFVGHHATGTGVALTVARELSHDPGDAARLDEWAERLHVSVKTLQRDFEREFGMPYSRLRTKLRLSTSRVLLETQPVAEVARRVGYSSPSAFITAFTKEYGCTPGRYTLRES, encoded by the coding sequence ATGCTGCTGGGAGGCCATCTGATGTCGCCGAGACGCCAATCCGTGACGGTCACCGAGCCCACCGGGTCGGATCCGGTCTGGTGCGAGGAGTACGGCTACGGGCTCGGCCGCCCCGACGGCATCCTCGCGCTCAAGTATCGTTCGGCGGCCGTGCTGGAGTTCGGCGAGAGCCGCCAGGACTTCCTGCACCAGCTCTACTGGTCTCCCGACGGGATGCTGTCGATCAGGTACGGCGCGCGGACGCAGTTCGTGGGCCACCGGGAGGCGTTCTGGGTGCACCGCGCGGTCACCCACGAGGTGCGCGCGGCCGACCGGCAGACCGTTTACCGGCTCTGCCTGCGCGAGGTGCCCTCGGCCCTCGGCGGGCTGCGGGCCGGTGCGGTCTCGGTCGACCAGGAGGCGGCGCGGCTGATCCAGGCCATCGCGCGCCCCGCCCAGGAGGAGTCCGAGGCGCTGGCCGCCCGCGGCCGCATCATGGCGGGGCTGGGGGCGACGACCGCCGAGTTCGTCGGCCATCACGCCACCGGGACCGGGGTCGCGCTGACCGTGGCGCGTGAGCTCTCGCACGATCCCGGTGACGCGGCCCGCCTCGACGAGTGGGCCGAGCGCCTGCACGTCAGCGTCAAGACGCTGCAACGCGACTTCGAGCGGGAGTTCGGCATGCCGTACTCACGGCTGCGGACCAAGCTGCGGCTCAGCACGTCCAGGGTGCTGCTGGAGACCCAGCCGGTGGCCGAGGTGGCCCGCCGTGTCGGGTACTCCAGCCCGTCGGCGTTCATCACGGCCTTCACGAAGGAGTACGGCTGCACGCCGGGCCGCTACACCCTGCGCGAGAGTTGA
- a CDS encoding ABC transporter substrate-binding protein, producing the protein MHNAQLRHAAGAIVLALALVTGCGAAASDEPPAQAAATRVFAADNGQVTIPADPKRVVATGYAVPVLIEADAALVGISTWKRGLPLMAEEDRATYDRLEKVAGEAAAETNYEAIAKVKPDLIVIGVPQPVLADVDMERLKSIAPVVAIGPTIPSAWRELSQRQSDAAGRATSFGQAKAVYEKKAAELATKYEDALAGTEFGHVGAYGEMAKGTFQREFAGAWGTNIAQDVGITYYGQVKEKGGGGRDVSEYPSIEELSQSLGQADAITYSVQPDGTPNEAVAYVLDSKLWKSLPAVKAGKVFPIRYTEAATYESALKTLDAVDQALAPLLGS; encoded by the coding sequence ATGCACAACGCCCAGCTCCGGCACGCCGCCGGAGCCATAGTCCTCGCGCTCGCCCTGGTGACCGGCTGCGGCGCGGCCGCGTCCGACGAGCCGCCGGCCCAGGCCGCCGCGACCCGCGTCTTCGCCGCGGACAACGGCCAGGTCACCATCCCCGCCGACCCCAAGCGGGTGGTCGCCACAGGGTATGCGGTGCCCGTGCTCATCGAGGCCGACGCCGCGCTGGTCGGCATCTCCACGTGGAAGCGCGGGCTGCCGCTGATGGCGGAGGAGGACCGGGCGACGTACGACCGCCTGGAGAAGGTCGCGGGCGAAGCGGCGGCGGAGACCAATTACGAGGCCATCGCCAAGGTCAAGCCGGACCTCATCGTCATCGGGGTCCCGCAGCCGGTCCTGGCCGACGTCGACATGGAGCGGCTGAAGTCCATCGCGCCCGTCGTCGCGATCGGCCCGACCATACCGTCCGCATGGCGCGAGCTCTCGCAGCGCCAGTCCGACGCCGCGGGCCGGGCCACGAGTTTCGGCCAGGCCAAGGCCGTGTACGAGAAGAAGGCCGCCGAACTGGCCACCAAGTACGAGGACGCGCTGGCGGGTACGGAGTTCGGCCACGTCGGCGCGTACGGAGAGATGGCGAAGGGCACGTTCCAGCGCGAGTTCGCCGGTGCCTGGGGCACCAACATCGCCCAGGACGTGGGCATCACCTACTACGGACAGGTCAAGGAGAAGGGCGGGGGCGGCCGCGACGTGTCGGAGTACCCCTCGATCGAGGAGCTGTCCCAGAGCCTCGGCCAGGCGGACGCGATCACGTACTCCGTGCAGCCCGACGGCACGCCGAACGAGGCCGTCGCGTACGTGCTCGACTCCAAACTGTGGAAGAGCCTCCCCGCGGTCAAGGCGGGCAAGGTGTTCCCGATCCGCTACACGGAGGCGGCCACGTACGAATCCGCGCTCAAGACACTGGACGCCGTCGACCAGGCGCTCGCGCCGCTGCTCGGCTCATGA
- a CDS encoding siderophore-interacting protein — protein MSGERHDPRGRVAAHHATGTGMARIGYPIGVRTVPVAARELVTPRMLRLTLAGQGLDGFHTYQADDHVKIIFPDPDGTRRIPVPNDEQMLDWPKPLPTSRKYTVRRYDPAARELDLDIVLHEGGVAAAWAASVAVGDEVTIAGPPGAKAFPHTYGHYVFAVDATALPAAARWLEESPPGVSAHLVIETDDAVEHGYPLADRDGVEVVRLVREDGRSSLAETVQGLRLPDVSSFLFAAGEAGDIKPLRSWSTGRLDSLFTGYWKRGVSGLED, from the coding sequence ATGAGCGGCGAGCGCCACGACCCGCGCGGCCGGGTCGCCGCCCACCACGCCACCGGAACCGGCATGGCCCGCATCGGCTACCCGATCGGCGTCCGCACCGTCCCGGTCGCCGCGCGCGAGCTGGTGACCCCGCGCATGCTCCGCCTCACCTTGGCGGGCCAGGGGCTCGACGGCTTCCACACCTACCAGGCCGACGACCACGTCAAGATCATTTTTCCCGATCCCGACGGCACGCGCCGGATCCCGGTGCCCAACGACGAGCAGATGCTCGACTGGCCCAAGCCGCTGCCCACGTCGCGGAAGTACACCGTGCGGCGCTACGACCCGGCGGCACGCGAGCTGGATCTGGACATCGTGCTGCACGAGGGCGGCGTCGCCGCGGCCTGGGCGGCCTCCGTCGCGGTCGGAGACGAGGTGACGATCGCCGGGCCGCCGGGGGCCAAGGCGTTCCCGCACACCTACGGGCACTACGTGTTCGCGGTCGACGCCACCGCGCTGCCCGCGGCGGCCCGGTGGCTGGAGGAGTCGCCGCCCGGAGTCTCCGCACACCTGGTGATCGAGACCGACGACGCCGTCGAGCACGGCTACCCGCTCGCGGACCGCGACGGCGTGGAGGTCGTCCGGCTCGTCCGCGAGGACGGACGATCTTCTCTCGCCGAGACCGTACAGGGCCTGCGACTGCCGGACGTCTCGTCGTTCCTGTTCGCGGCAGGAGAGGCGGGCGACATCAAGCCGCTGCGCTCATGGAGCACGGGGCGGCTCGACTCACTGTTCACCGGCTACTGGAAGCGTGGAGTCTCCGGGCTTGAAGATTGA
- a CDS encoding FecCD family ABC transporter permease — MLVASVLLLFVVVVASVCVGAQAIAPAEVWRALTGAAGGDEYLIVREVRLPRTVLGVCVGAALGTAGTLVQTLTRNPLAEPGILGVSAGAGFAINLGGLLGLAGGQAAQLALAFLGAVLAAVLVYALGSASPLQLVLTGVALSAVLSGISLGLRLMLPDVFDRYRFWSIGSLAGHEQVPLALPAATIAVALVCAAAVTRPLNALVLGDEVAQALGGHVLRTRLSVLVLVTLLAGAATAAAGPIAFLGLMVPHLARRSAGGSIPWLMAYTMVLGPVLLLASDIGARVLLPTGEVPVAVVTAFVGAPVLIWAVRRRGAVSP, encoded by the coding sequence GTGCTGGTCGCGTCCGTGCTGCTGCTGTTCGTCGTGGTGGTCGCGAGCGTCTGCGTCGGCGCGCAGGCCATCGCGCCCGCCGAGGTCTGGCGGGCCCTCACCGGCGCCGCCGGCGGTGACGAGTACCTGATCGTGCGCGAAGTACGGCTGCCGCGCACCGTCCTGGGCGTCTGCGTCGGCGCCGCGCTCGGCACCGCCGGCACGCTGGTCCAGACGCTGACGCGCAACCCCCTCGCGGAGCCGGGCATTCTGGGCGTGAGCGCGGGGGCCGGCTTCGCGATCAACCTCGGCGGCCTGCTGGGCCTGGCCGGCGGGCAGGCGGCGCAACTCGCGCTGGCCTTCCTCGGCGCCGTGCTGGCCGCCGTCCTCGTCTACGCGCTCGGCTCGGCCTCGCCGCTGCAGCTGGTGCTCACCGGGGTGGCGCTCAGCGCCGTGCTCTCGGGCATCTCGCTCGGCCTGCGGCTCATGCTGCCGGACGTCTTCGACCGCTACCGGTTCTGGTCCATCGGGTCGCTGGCCGGACACGAGCAGGTCCCGCTCGCCCTGCCCGCCGCGACGATCGCCGTCGCGCTCGTCTGCGCCGCCGCGGTGACCAGGCCGCTGAACGCCCTGGTGCTGGGAGATGAGGTCGCGCAGGCGCTCGGCGGGCACGTGCTGCGTACTCGGCTGTCCGTGCTCGTGCTCGTGACCCTGCTCGCCGGGGCGGCCACCGCCGCGGCCGGGCCGATCGCGTTCCTGGGGCTCATGGTGCCGCACCTGGCCCGGCGGTCGGCCGGCGGGTCGATCCCGTGGCTGATGGCGTACACGATGGTGCTGGGCCCGGTGCTGCTGCTCGCCTCCGACATCGGGGCGCGCGTGCTGCTGCCGACCGGCGAGGTGCCCGTGGCCGTGGTGACCGCGTTCGTCGGCGCGCCCGTTCTCATCTGGGCGGTACGGCGGCGCGGGGCGGTGTCGCCGTGA
- a CDS encoding FecCD family ABC transporter permease, whose product MSRSFVVRAGAYSVRAGRRTLAVSFALLLAALGLAVLGLSLGGSWSSPQEVLSALAGHGDAVVVVREWRLPRVAAALVFGAALGLAGAIFQNLTRNALGSPDIVGLDAGSYTGALFAITVLGGTSAQLAVSSIAGGLLTAGAVYALSLRSGLSGLRLIVVGIAANAMLTALNSWIVLRAELDVALAATGWSAGSLNGIDWDELTLPFIVITALALLLVTLSHGMHQSALGDEVALASGVRLNRLRLLLVLAGVGCTATVTAVAGPIVFVSLAAPQIGRLLTGAAGVALVPAALSGAVLLLAADLTAQLLLAPVALPVGVVTTVIGGCYLIGLLVRRTWRNGRG is encoded by the coding sequence GTGAGCCGTTCCTTCGTGGTGCGCGCGGGCGCGTACTCGGTCCGGGCCGGGCGCAGGACGCTCGCGGTGTCATTCGCCCTGCTGCTCGCGGCGCTGGGCCTGGCCGTGCTCGGCCTGTCCCTCGGCGGCTCGTGGTCGTCCCCGCAGGAGGTGCTGTCGGCGCTGGCCGGTCACGGCGACGCGGTCGTCGTCGTCCGGGAGTGGCGGCTGCCCCGGGTCGCCGCCGCTCTCGTGTTCGGGGCGGCACTGGGCCTGGCCGGCGCGATCTTCCAGAACCTGACGCGCAACGCACTCGGCAGCCCGGACATCGTCGGCCTCGACGCGGGCTCCTACACCGGCGCGCTGTTCGCGATCACTGTGCTGGGCGGTACATCCGCACAGCTCGCCGTGAGCTCCATCGCCGGCGGCCTGCTCACCGCCGGGGCCGTCTACGCCCTGTCGCTCAGGTCAGGACTGAGCGGACTGCGGCTGATCGTCGTCGGGATCGCCGCGAATGCCATGCTGACCGCGCTCAACTCCTGGATCGTCCTACGGGCCGAACTGGACGTGGCCCTCGCCGCGACCGGTTGGAGCGCGGGCTCGCTGAACGGCATCGACTGGGACGAACTGACCCTGCCCTTCATCGTCATCACCGCCCTGGCCCTGCTGCTCGTCACGCTCTCCCACGGTATGCACCAATCCGCGCTCGGCGACGAAGTCGCCCTCGCCTCGGGCGTGCGCCTGAACCGCCTGCGGCTGCTGCTCGTCCTGGCGGGCGTCGGCTGCACCGCCACGGTGACGGCGGTGGCGGGCCCCATCGTGTTCGTCTCCCTCGCCGCACCCCAGATCGGGCGGCTGCTGACGGGCGCGGCCGGCGTGGCCCTGGTGCCGGCCGCACTGTCGGGAGCGGTGCTTCTGCTGGCCGCCGACCTGACCGCGCAGCTCCTCCTGGCGCCGGTCGCGCTGCCGGTGGGCGTCGTGACGACGGTCATCGGCGGGTGCTACCTCATCGGCCTGCTCGTGAGGAGGACCTGGCGGAATGGGCGGGGATGA
- a CDS encoding PepSY domain-containing protein produces the protein MRKPVIILAGLALAGLAAGGGVAFADQNEADPVSPTATATPGTGDGTSTARKPAVLAEQAQQTALSRVSGGWIVSSDLETEGGTASWEVEVADGKGAEREIVIDATTGKITSEAADTDTDDAQEKDGQDDD, from the coding sequence ATGCGCAAGCCAGTGATCATCCTTGCCGGACTCGCCCTCGCCGGGCTCGCGGCCGGTGGCGGCGTCGCCTTCGCCGACCAGAACGAGGCCGACCCGGTCTCCCCGACGGCCACCGCCACCCCCGGTACCGGCGACGGCACGAGCACCGCGCGCAAGCCCGCCGTACTGGCGGAGCAGGCGCAGCAGACCGCGCTGTCCCGGGTGAGCGGAGGGTGGATCGTCTCCTCCGACCTGGAGACCGAGGGCGGCACGGCCTCGTGGGAGGTCGAGGTCGCCGACGGCAAGGGGGCCGAGCGGGAGATCGTCATCGACGCGACCACCGGAAAGATCACCTCCGAGGCGGCCGACACCGACACCGACGACGCCCAGGAGAAGGACGGCCAGGACGACGACTGA